Part of the Halobaculum halobium genome, CGTTCGGAACGACCTCGGTGAGAAACGCGACCAGCACAGCGAGAATAAGGAGAAAGACGACAGTGATCCCCGAGATCTCGACGATCGGCATACTCGGCGAGATTCGCCTCAGTCTCTTTATTCGATCGGCTCGCTCCGGTCGGAGCGGACCGTCTGATTCTCAGTACTAATATCTCGGTGGGTGCCTATTTGTGGGACGGACGTGCCAACTAGTCCATGGCTTCACGTATGACCGATCCGACACGACGGAGTTCACAGCGGCCGTGAGCGACGACGCGAACGTGACTGTCCTCCTCGTCGACGACGAGATGGCGCTGGTATCGCTATACAGCGCGTACCTCGAGTCCCGATACGAGGTCAGGACGGCGACGGACGGCGAGCAGGCGCTGTCCGTCGCTGACGACTCGGTGGACGTGGCGCTGCTGGATCGACGGATGCCGGGGATGAACGGCGACGACGTGCTCCAGGAGTTGCGCGCGGCCGATATCGACTGTCGCGTGGCGATGCTCACCGCGGTCGAGCCGACGGCTGCCATCGTCGACATGCCGTTCGACGACTACCGAGTCAAGCCGGTCGATCAGTCGGAGCTGATCGGGCTCGTCGAGGTGCTGGTCGAACGGGCGTCGTACGACGAACGAAGCCAGGAGTTCTTCGCGCTCGCGTCGAAGAAGGCGGCGCTGGAGATCGCTGGCGAGACCTCGACGGACGCGTACGCGTCGCTGCAGGAGGACATCGAGGCGGTGCGCGCCGACCTCGACGAGCAGCTCGATGCGGTCGGTGCGGAGGCGGCGTTCGCCGACCTGGACTGACCGAGGGGCGCACGGGCGGTGCTCGTGGCCGTCCGTTCGTCCGGAGCGATCGACTGACGCCGCGACGACCGCCCCGCAGCTATTTCAGGCGACCTGTCGACTGCACAACTGATGGTCTCGCCCGGGCTCGCCGTCCCTACCGTCACGTTCGTCGTCGCACTCGCGGTGCTGTTGGCCGCATCGGACGCGTTCGTCTCGGCTGCCGAGCGCGTCGGCCTCGCGGCCGGAGCCTCGCCGTTCATCGTCGGCGCGACGGTCGTCGCCGGCGGCACCTCGCTGCCGGAACTCGTGGCGTCCACGCTCGCGGTCCGTGCGGGCGCGCCGGAGATCGTCGTCGGGAGCGTCGTCGGGTCGAACGTCGCGAACATCCTCTTAGTGCTCGGCGCTGTCGCCGTCGTCGGCCGTAGCTTCCGGGTGAACCGCGAACTCATGCGCGTCGATCTCCCGTTGTTGATGGCTTCCGCGGCCTTTCTGGTGGTGACCATCCTGACCGGGCCGTTCGTCTGGTACGAAGGGCTGATCGGACTAGTCGGCGTGGCGGCGTACGTCCACTTCACGCTCTCGGAGGAGCGACGCCTCGACGAGGTCGTCGAGGAGATCGTCTCAGAACACGCCGCGGGCGACGCGCCCGTCGAGGCGACTCCCGGCGCGGTGTCTGCCGGTGAGCGAACCGCCGCGGAGGCCGCCGCCGAGACGACGGTCGGGCTCAAAACGTACGCAACGCTGGCGGTGAGCGTCGCGGTCGTGTTCGTCTCCGCCGACCAGCTCGTCGGATCGATCCTGTCGATCGCGGCGGCCCTCGACATCGGCGCGGAACTCGTCGCCGTCACGGCGGTCGCGATCGGCACGTCGCTGCCGGAGATCGCCGTCAGCGTAGCCGCGGTGCGCCGCGGCGCCGTCGAGATCGCGGTCGGCAACGTCCTCGGATCGAACGTGTTCAACAGCTTCGCCGTGATGGCCGTCCCGAGCCTGATCGCGCCCGTCACCGTTCCCGAGAGCGTCCGGGGGTACGCGCTCCCGGTGATGGTGCTCGCGACGATGCTGTACTACTTCATCACGCAAGACCGCGAGCTCACCGTCTGGGAAGGCGTCGTGCTGTTGGTGTTGTACGCGGCGTTTCTCGCGAACCTCGCCACGGTCACGTAGCGATGGTCACCACGTTTCGGGAACCGTCCACTGGAACCAATCTGTTGGGTCGCGTCGGTGGTCGCATGTACGACCGGATCCTGGTTCCCACCGACGGAAGCACCGCGGTCGACGCCGCGATCGAGCGGGCGATCGATCTCGCCGAGACGTACGACGCGACGCTGCACGCGCTCGCGGTCGTCGAGCCGATCTACACGGTCAACGAGGGGCTCGGGTCGGTCTATGACACGCTCGAAGCCGGGGCGCGGGAGTCGATCGACGAGATCGCAGAGCGCGCCGAGCCGGCCGACGTGACGACGGTGACCGCGCTGCGGACCGGCGTTCCCCACCGCGAGATCCTCGAATACGTCGACGACGAGGGGATCGACCTCGTCGTCATGGGGACGCACGGCCGCACGGGATTGGGTCGCTACCTGCTCGGCAGCGTCACCGAGAAGGTCGTCCGCCTCTCGGACGTGCCGGTGCTCACGGTCCGTCACCGGACGGACGGGGAGTGACGACCGCCGCCTCGGGCCCCTCTGCCGATCTCGCCCGAGCAATTATACCGACGTAGCACTTGGTACTGAAGATGACAGCACACGACGCAGTACGGATCGCGCCCGCTCGGGGCCCGGCCGTCGGCCCTACCAGGACGGTCCACGCCCCGACGGAGGCGTGGTGACTCGTGACGGGACGGACGGTCTACTTCACCGGCCCCCGTGAGGTGACGGTGCGGGAGACGAGCGTACCCGACCCGGGGTCGGGCGAGGTCGCCGTCGAGGCGACGGTGTCTGCGATCAGCCCCGGAACGGAACTGTTGTTGTACCGCGGCGAGATGAACCCCGAAACGGCCGTCGACGAAACGCTCCCGTCGCTGTCGGGGTCGTTCTCGTACCCCTTCGCGTACGGCTACGCGACCGTCGGCACCGTGACCGCGGTCGGGCCGGACGTCGACGACGCCTGGCGCGGCGAGACGGTGCTGGCGTTCCACCCGCACGCCAGCGAGTTCGTCGCGGACGTCGACGCGGTGAGCCGCGTTCCAGACGGAATCCCGCCCGAGCAGGCGGTGTTCCTTCCGAACGTCGAGACCGCGGTGACGCTGGCGCTCGACGGCGAGCCCGCGATCGGCGAGCGCGCGGTCGTCTTCGGGCAGGGGGTGATCGGCCTGTTGACGACGGCGCTGCTGTCGTCGTTCCCGCTCGCGGAGTTGGTGACCGTCGAGACGCTCGCGAGCCGACGCGACCGCTCGGAGGCGGTGGGTGCCGACCGGAGCGTCGACCCCGGCGCCGTCGATCCCGCGTCCCTGTTCGCGGACGGGCCGGGCGACGGCCGGACGGCCGGTGCGTCCGCGAGTCAGGAGCCGGATCCGGAGTCTACTCCCGTTTCCGCGTCGCCGTCGACGCCGGCGGGCGACCGCGACGAGTCGTGGTCACCCGACCGAGCCGACCTGACGTACGAGCTGTCCGGGAACCCGGCGGCGCTCAACGACGCCGTCGACGCGACGGGCTATGACGGCCGCATCGTCGTCGGGTCGTGGTACGGCACCAAACCGACCGAGCTGTCGCTGGACGGGCGATTCCACCGCAGTCGGATCGAGATCCGCGCCAGCCAGGTGAGCACGCTCGCGCCCGAACGGCGTGGCCGGTGGACCGTCGGGCGCCGCCTGGCGACGGCGTGGCGTCGCCTCCGCGATATCGAGACCGAGCGGCTCGTCACCCATCGACTCCCGATCGCCGAAGCGCCCGACGCGTACGATCTCCTCGATCGGCGTCCCGAATCGACGGTGCAGGTGTTACTGACGTACTGAGGGGTGTCGAGGCGGACAGCGGCGAACTGCGGCGGATCGACGACAGCCTGCCGGCGGATCGCCGATCGATCGACGGACGGCGTTCGGCACCGACCGTGGCGTTCCGTCGAAATCCCTTAACCCAGGCACGCGCTATCGGATCACATCGTGGACAGACGGACGCTGGCCACCGCGGCGCTGGCCCTCCTCGCGGTGCTCGCGCTCGGTGTCGCCGCCGCGACCCTCGACTCGGCGACGACGACGAGCGCCAGCGGTGGGTTCGGCGCAGGCACCGCCCCTGACGACGCTGGCATCGGCGAGGACAGCGACGGCGCCGTCGACCTCGGCGGGGACGAGCCGTCCGGCGAGGCGCGCCTCCAGGTGCGCGTCTGCGTCGAGTTCCTCACCCGACCGGGGGTGCAGCTCGCCCTCCTCGCGGGTGTCGGACTGTTCCTCGCGTCGATGTACCGAACGACCAGATCCTGGCTCATCAGCGGGCTGTTCGTCGCGGCCGCGCTGTTCCCGCTGGGCGTGTTGTACCTCGCGCTCGTCTCCTGCGGGTCGAGCCCGACGGCGGTGGCTATCGGCGCTACCGAGTCGGTCGTCGAGAACGCCTCGCTGCTCCCCTCGGGCGGGGGCTCCGCGGGCGCCAACGCCGCCGGAGAGGCCGTCTCCGCGCCGACCGCCATCGTCGGACTGCTGCTCGTAGTCGCCATCCTCGGGAGCGTCTTCCTGCTGTT contains:
- a CDS encoding calcium/sodium antiporter — encoded protein: MVSPGLAVPTVTFVVALAVLLAASDAFVSAAERVGLAAGASPFIVGATVVAGGTSLPELVASTLAVRAGAPEIVVGSVVGSNVANILLVLGAVAVVGRSFRVNRELMRVDLPLLMASAAFLVVTILTGPFVWYEGLIGLVGVAAYVHFTLSEERRLDEVVEEIVSEHAAGDAPVEATPGAVSAGERTAAEAAAETTVGLKTYATLAVSVAVVFVSADQLVGSILSIAAALDIGAELVAVTAVAIGTSLPEIAVSVAAVRRGAVEIAVGNVLGSNVFNSFAVMAVPSLIAPVTVPESVRGYALPVMVLATMLYYFITQDRELTVWEGVVLLVLYAAFLANLATVT
- a CDS encoding zinc-dependent alcohol dehydrogenase, with protein sequence MTGRTVYFTGPREVTVRETSVPDPGSGEVAVEATVSAISPGTELLLYRGEMNPETAVDETLPSLSGSFSYPFAYGYATVGTVTAVGPDVDDAWRGETVLAFHPHASEFVADVDAVSRVPDGIPPEQAVFLPNVETAVTLALDGEPAIGERAVVFGQGVIGLLTTALLSSFPLAELVTVETLASRRDRSEAVGADRSVDPGAVDPASLFADGPGDGRTAGASASQEPDPESTPVSASPSTPAGDRDESWSPDRADLTYELSGNPAALNDAVDATGYDGRIVVGSWYGTKPTELSLDGRFHRSRIEIRASQVSTLAPERRGRWTVGRRLATAWRRLRDIETERLVTHRLPIAEAPDAYDLLDRRPESTVQVLLTY
- a CDS encoding response regulator: MSDDANVTVLLVDDEMALVSLYSAYLESRYEVRTATDGEQALSVADDSVDVALLDRRMPGMNGDDVLQELRAADIDCRVAMLTAVEPTAAIVDMPFDDYRVKPVDQSELIGLVEVLVERASYDERSQEFFALASKKAALEIAGETSTDAYASLQEDIEAVRADLDEQLDAVGAEAAFADLD
- a CDS encoding universal stress protein; protein product: MYDRILVPTDGSTAVDAAIERAIDLAETYDATLHALAVVEPIYTVNEGLGSVYDTLEAGARESIDEIAERAEPADVTTVTALRTGVPHREILEYVDDEGIDLVVMGTHGRTGLGRYLLGSVTEKVVRLSDVPVLTVRHRTDGE